Proteins co-encoded in one Populus trichocarpa isolate Nisqually-1 chromosome 10, P.trichocarpa_v4.1, whole genome shotgun sequence genomic window:
- the LOC7477224 gene encoding uncharacterized protein LOC7477224 has product MSNFNFDFGIGSNRPKSLNDQRNPNPSPYSSSTQQSKPTWQPNKPSWTHQPAPAQSMVRPGGLNGPASMVGDITGKSWNSGIGSGSGIGIVEKNPNLFCDLVTSAIGNTKGSSNSNVPLKNVNKSAYSMGNLADSLPKTSGSTAKSGGGWVGNDNLGGYSSGYNRNSGNANVSVGVNKSSNLGGASMKSMSGGGMSGSKDPFSSLVDFGMNQKQGNINSASKDNKPSGNATGDAFGAFQNASSAKSVPSVGVGASNNGFMGSNTSSKSNIDDFGMFNNSFPTQKQQAPVQPSVGDPLDMFFTPSSGNATTVSGGSGGQPLSEVDDWGLDSGLGGGGVNDSHGVTTELEGLPAPPAGVTASAAKNKGIENQKQGQYADAIKWLSWAVVLLEKTGDKASTMEVLSTRASCYKEVGEYKKAVADCSKVLEHDDANVSVLVQRALLYESMEKYRLGAEDLRVVLKIDPANRVARSTVHRLTKMAD; this is encoded by the exons ATGAGCAACTTCAATTTCGATTTCGGAATCGGATCAAACCGACCCAAATCTTTAAACGATCAAAGGAACCCAAACCCATCTCCTTATTCATCTTCTACACAACAATCTAAGCCTACGTGGCAACCCAATAAGCCATCATGGACGCACCAACCGGCACCAGCCCAGTCAATGGTCCGACCCGGTGGTTTGAATGGACCCGCTTCTATGGTGGGTGATATAACTGGGAAGAGTTGGAATTCGGGTATCGGTTCGGGTTCTGGTATTGGGATTGTTGAAAAGAACCCTAATTTGTTTTGTGATCTTGTTACTTCTGCTATTGGAAATACCAAGGGTAGCAGTAATAGTAATGTTCCTTTGAAAAATGTTAATAAAAGCGCATATTCGATGGGGAATTTGGCTGATTCTTTGCCGAAAACGAGTGGATCCACCGCCAAGAGTGGTGGAGGTTGGGTTGGTAATGATAATTTGGGTGGTTATTCCAGTGGATATAATAGAAATAGTGGTAATGCTAATGTTAGTGTTGGTGTTAATAAAAGTTCGAATCTTGGGGGGGCGTCGATGAAGAGTATGAGTGGTGGTGGAATGAGTGGAAGTAAGGACCCTTTTAGTTCTTTGGTTGATTTTGGAATGAATCAGAAACAAGGTAATATTAATTCGGCTAGTAAAGATAATAAGCCGTCTGGCAATGCTACTGGTGATGCATTTGGTGCGTTTCAAAATGCTTCAAGTGCAAAATCGGTTCCATCAGTTGGTGTTGGTGCTAGCAATAATGGTTTCATGGGATCAAATACGAGTTCCAAGTCCAATATTGATGACTTTGGAATGTTCAACAATAGCTTTCCTACTCAGAAGCAGCAGGCTCCGGTTCAACCTTCAGTTGGTGATCCGCTTGACATGTTCTTCACACCTTCCTCGGGAAATGCTACAACAGTATCTGGAGGATCGGGAGGGCAGCCATTGTCGGAAGTTGATGATTGGGGATTGGATTCTGGGCTTGGAGGGGGAGGCGTGAATGATTCTCATGGTGTCACCACTGAGCTTGAAGGGCTTCCAGCTCCTCCTGCTGGGGTAACAGCTTCTGCAGCAAAGAACAAGGGCATTGAAAATCAAAAACAGGGGCAATATGCAGATGCCATCAAGTGGCTGTCTTGGGCTGTGGTACTTCTTGAGAAAACAGGTGATAAGGCTTCCACCATGGAGGTTTTATCAACCAGAGCTTCATGTTATAAAGAAGTTGGAGAGTATAAGAAGGCAGTGGCTGATTGTTCAAAG GTGCTTGAACATGATGATGCGAATGTATCTGTTCTTGTACAGCGTGCACTCCTGTATGAGAGTATGGAAAAGTACAGGCTCGGAGCAGAAGATCTGCGGGTTGTTCTGAAGATTGATCCTGCCAACAGGGTTGCAAGGAGTACTGTTCACCGTTTGACCAAAATGGCAGACTAG